A region of the Curtobacterium flaccumfaciens pv. betae genome:
AGGAGCAGTCGGTCAGTGCCCGCGCAGCGACTCGCTCGGCAGCTCCCCGAAACGGCTGCGGTAGGTCGCCGAGAAGCGCCCGAGGTGCCCGAAGCCCCACGTGCGCGCGATCTCGGCCACCGTCGTCTCGTCCAGCCCACTGCCGACCAGGTCGGTCCGGGCGCCGTCGAGTCGCACGCCGCGCAGGAGTTCCCCCGGCGTCTGGTCGAGGTGCCGACGGAGGGACTGCTGCAGCCCGCGCGGGCTGAGCCCCGCCGCCGCCGCGATCTCCGGGGTGCCGATCGCTTCGCGCGCGTGCTCGTGCACGAACTCGAGCGCCCGGCGCAGGCGGTCGTGCTCCGGGCCGCTGCCGGACACCGACGCACGCCACTTGTTGCGCTGCGGGAACGCCCGGATCGCCGCGGTCGCGAAGGCCTCGGCGATGTCGTGCTGCACCACCGGGCTCATCGACCGATCGACGTCGAGCCACGTGGCCGAGTACTTCCGCACGACCGACCGCCACAGCGCGATGCCGTCGGCCGTCGGGCGGCGCATCGGCTCGAAGGCGAAGTCGTCGTCGCCGGCCACGGCACGGACGAAGTCGCGGTCCAGGTGCACCAGGTTCAGGGCGATGTCGCGGTGGTGCAGCGCGTACGGCTCGGCGAAGGGCAGCACGACTGGCACCCCGGCCTCGAGCTCGTACGTCTCGCCGCCCGAGGTGATCCGGCTCGAGCCGCTCCGCATCCAGGCGACGAGGAACTCGTCGTCGACCTGGCTCTCGCTCCGCAGGTCCACCATGAACCGTGACGAGCGCAGGGACATCCGCTCGTCACCGACGCCGGCGAAGTCCCAGTGGGCGTTCTCGTGGGTGCGACGGACCAGTGGTGCACGGAAGTCGTAGTCGCCCGTGAAGAACGCGAGCGCCTGGTCGACGTCGCTGCCGACCATCCGCCGGAAGTACCGCTGACCGGGCTGTTCGAGAGAAAGCACCATGGTCGAGAACCTACGACGGACCACCGACAAACTGCGTCAGGTCCTGACTCAGGGCTGCAGGATCGCCTGCCCCACGCTCTCGTCCAGGATCAGGTCCGTGATGAGTCCGGCGGCCAGCGCGCCCCGCAGCGACGCCGCCTTCGACCGCCCGGCGACGACGCAGACCCGCCGCGGCGCACGCTTGATCGTGTCGAGGTCCGGAGCGCCGGCGCGGGCGTTCACCCCGATGTCCTTCCACGAGCCGTCGGCCCGGTAGAACACCGTCGAGACGTCCCCGACGACCCCGGCCTGCGTGAGCTCGTCACGGTCCTCGGGGTCGAGGTACCCGCCGGAGTACACGTGCGAGGGCACCGGGGCCTGCGGGGCACCGACACCGAACACGACGAGGTCCATCCGCTCGTGCAGGTCGAGCACACGGCGGATCGAGCGCTCCCGGAACAGGGCCTCCTTCGTCGCGGGGTCGTCGAAGAACGCCGGCACCGGGAACTGCTGCACGAACGCCCCGTAGGCCTCGCCGAACCGGCGCAGGATCTCGGACGCGTAGACGATGCCGGTGGTGCGGGTGTTCGCGGCGCCGTTAATCTGCACGATCGTCGAGCCGTGGGTGGTCTTCGGCACCAGGTAGCGGCTGACCGCGCTCACGGTCGAGCCCCACGAGATCCCGATCACCATGTTCGACTCGACGTACTGCGTCAGGATCCGGGCGGCGGACAGCGCGACCCGCTCGAGCCGGTCGACGTCGCTCGTGTGGTCCGGCACCGGGACGACGTGCGCGTGCACCCCGAAGCGCGAGCGGATGCTCCGGCTCAGCGCGGCGGCCTGGTCCAGGGGAGAACGGATCTGGATGTCGACGAGCCCGGTGTCCCTGGCGTACTTCAGCAGCCGCGACACCGACGAGCGCGAGGTGCCGAGTTCGTCGGCGATCGCATCCATCGTCAGGTCCTGCAGGTAGTACAGGTGGGCGGCGCGCAGCGCCTGCTGCGTGCGCATGGGCTGAGCCGCATCGCTCATGGTGCTCCGATCTGTCGAACGCAACCATGCACGGACGTGCAGGGCCTCTGCAACCCCTGCCGCGCCTCCTGACCGCCGTGTCGGGCCTGGACGACACGTGTGCTGCACGTTCGTGCACGCGAGTTGCCCGCCTTGTCGAACGAGCGCACGATCGATCCTGACCCCACGAACAGACGAAGGAAGCGACGAACCATGTCGAAGAAGACACAGCCCCGGAACACGGTGACCGCCCTCACCGAGCGCCCGAACGCGCAGGTCCTCGTCGTCGGCGGCGGCATCAACGGCATCGCGACGTTCCGCGACCTGGCGCTCCAGGGCGTCGACGTCGCCCTGGTCGAGCGTGGCGACTACGCCTCCGGCGCCTCCGCGGCCTCGAGCCACATGATCCACGGCGGCATCCGCTACCTGGAGAACGGCGAGTTCCGCCTGGTACGCGAGAGCGTGCAGGAGCGCAACGGCCTGATCCGCATCGCCCCGCACTACGTCAAGCCGCTGCAGACGACCATGCCGATCTTCTCGACGTTCTCCGGCATCATGAACGCCCCGCTGCGCATGCTGACGCACAAGCAGCGCTCCACCAAGGAGCGCGGCGCGATGCTCATCAAGATCGGCATGACGATCTACGACTCCTTCTCGCGTGACGGCGGCTCCGTCCCGAAGCACGTCTTCCGCACCAAGAAGGCCGCGCTCGAGGACATGCCCGCCCTCAACAAGGACCTGAAGTACACGGGTACCTACTACGACGCGAGCGTGCACGAGCCCGAGCGCCTGGCCCTCGACGTCCTGAAGGACGGCCTTGCCGCGGGAGCCGGGAGCGGCTCAGCCGCGACCGCCCGCGCCACGAACTACGTCGAGGCAGCCGGCACCCGCGACGGCGGCGTCCTGCTGCGCGACCGCGAGACCGGCGACGAGTTCGTCTTCACCGCCGACGTCGTGATCAACGCCTCCGGCCCCTGGACCGACCTGACGAACGAGGCGTTCGGCGGCGAGACGAAGTTCATGGGCGGCACGAAGGGCTCGCACATCGTCGTGCACAACGACGAGCTGCTCGAGGCCACCAAGGGCCGCGAGCTGTTCTTCGAGAACGACGACGGCCGCATCGTCCTCATCTACCCGCTCAAGGGCCGGGTGCTCATCGGCACGACCGACATCGACGCCGACCCCGCGAAGCCGGTCACGACGACCGACGAGGAGATCGACTACTTCTTCGGGCTCGTGAAGCACGTGTTCCCGCAGATCGACGTCACCCGCGACCACATCGTCTACAGCTACTCCGGCATCCGCCCGCTCCCCCGCCACGAGGACACCGCCCCCGGCTTCGTGTCCCGCGACTACCGGATCGTGGACACCCAGATCGCCGGGCTGCCGAAGTCGACCGTGCTGTCGCTCGTCGGTGGCAAGTGGACGACCTTCCGTGCCCTCGCTGCACACCTGTCCACCGAGGCGACCACCAAGCTCGGCATGAGCCGCAAGGTCGACACCACGGGCATGCCAATCGGCGGTGGCAAGGAGTTCCCGACCACCGACGCGCAGCGCGCACTGTGGATCAAGTCGCACCGCGACGGCCTGGACGAGTCGCTGGTCGAGGGCCTGCTCGAGCGCTACGGCACCCGTGCCGCCGAGGTCGTGGACGTCCTGACCGACGGCCCGGTCGAGCCGCTCGAGTCCGACCCGTCGCTCACCCGCGCCGAGGTCGCGTACTTCGCCCGCCACGAGCAGGCCGTCCACCTGGTCGACGTCGTCCTGCGCCGCACGAACCTGGCGTTCGTCGGCGGGGTCACGATCGACCTGCTCGACGAGCTGGCCGACGTGCTCGCCGAGGCGCTCGGCTGGACGACCGAGGAGCGCGCGGACGAGGTCCAGCGCACGCTCGACGTGCTGCGTGAGTCGCACGGCGTGATCGTGCCGCTGACGTCCGCGTCGGCGTCGGCGTCGCAGCTCGCGTAGTCGACGCAAGGACAAGACGGACGGGAGGCCCGGTACCAGCTGGTACCGGGCCTCCCGTCCGTTCGTGGTCGCGTCTGCGAGCCGTTGGTCGCGTCGGCGACCGCTGGTCGCGTCAGAAACGCTCGCCGGTGGGGTCGAGCGCCGTGCGGTCGATGAGCTGGTCGCCGCCGACCGGCTCGCCTTCCCAGTCGACCAGGCGCCAGCCGTCGGCGAACGAGCCCTCGAGCTCGACGATGCCGGTGTTCTCCAGGTGGCGCTTCGT
Encoded here:
- a CDS encoding AraC family transcriptional regulator — translated: MVLSLEQPGQRYFRRMVGSDVDQALAFFTGDYDFRAPLVRRTHENAHWDFAGVGDERMSLRSSRFMVDLRSESQVDDEFLVAWMRSGSSRITSGGETYELEAGVPVVLPFAEPYALHHRDIALNLVHLDRDFVRAVAGDDDFAFEPMRRPTADGIALWRSVVRKYSATWLDVDRSMSPVVQHDIAEAFATAAIRAFPQRNKWRASVSGSGPEHDRLRRALEFVHEHAREAIGTPEIAAAAGLSPRGLQQSLRRHLDQTPGELLRGVRLDGARTDLVGSGLDETTVAEIARTWGFGHLGRFSATYRSRFGELPSESLRGH
- a CDS encoding sugar-binding transcriptional regulator; amino-acid sequence: MSDAAQPMRTQQALRAAHLYYLQDLTMDAIADELGTSRSSVSRLLKYARDTGLVDIQIRSPLDQAAALSRSIRSRFGVHAHVVPVPDHTSDVDRLERVALSAARILTQYVESNMVIGISWGSTVSAVSRYLVPKTTHGSTIVQINGAANTRTTGIVYASEILRRFGEAYGAFVQQFPVPAFFDDPATKEALFRERSIRRVLDLHERMDLVVFGVGAPQAPVPSHVYSGGYLDPEDRDELTQAGVVGDVSTVFYRADGSWKDIGVNARAGAPDLDTIKRAPRRVCVVAGRSKAASLRGALAAGLITDLILDESVGQAILQP
- a CDS encoding glycerol-3-phosphate dehydrogenase/oxidase, which produces MSKKTQPRNTVTALTERPNAQVLVVGGGINGIATFRDLALQGVDVALVERGDYASGASAASSHMIHGGIRYLENGEFRLVRESVQERNGLIRIAPHYVKPLQTTMPIFSTFSGIMNAPLRMLTHKQRSTKERGAMLIKIGMTIYDSFSRDGGSVPKHVFRTKKAALEDMPALNKDLKYTGTYYDASVHEPERLALDVLKDGLAAGAGSGSAATARATNYVEAAGTRDGGVLLRDRETGDEFVFTADVVINASGPWTDLTNEAFGGETKFMGGTKGSHIVVHNDELLEATKGRELFFENDDGRIVLIYPLKGRVLIGTTDIDADPAKPVTTTDEEIDYFFGLVKHVFPQIDVTRDHIVYSYSGIRPLPRHEDTAPGFVSRDYRIVDTQIAGLPKSTVLSLVGGKWTTFRALAAHLSTEATTKLGMSRKVDTTGMPIGGGKEFPTTDAQRALWIKSHRDGLDESLVEGLLERYGTRAAEVVDVLTDGPVEPLESDPSLTRAEVAYFARHEQAVHLVDVVLRRTNLAFVGGVTIDLLDELADVLAEALGWTTEERADEVQRTLDVLRESHGVIVPLTSASASASQLA